The DNA region GCTTCGTCGTAGGCCACCGAGATCTTTGTGCCCTGTTGAGTTTTTTCGATCATTCGATCAATGGCATACATCAAGTTGACGGCCGTGGGACGCGCGTCTCTTAAACTTTGAGCCGTCTTTAAAAACTCCTGGGCCGTGGGATTTTTTCTTTTGGACCAAACACCTAAAGCCAAGGCCGCGGCGACACCAATCAAGGGGGCCCCACGCACTTTCAACTGTTGAATCACATCAATCATTTGTTGAGGAGACTCAATGAGTAGCCATTTTTCTTCGCAAGGTAAAACTTGTTGATCGATCACTCGTAAATCGAGATCATCCAATTTCAACGCAATGGAATCCAACTTCATAACAATCTCTCTCCCATTTGTTTTCGCATTTCTCTTAGGGCCTCTACCTCATCCTTCGGAAGGCGTGTCAGTTGACCCATCGTTTGAGCTTTATATAAAATTTCTGCCGAATGCTCCACTCGCTCCATGCCACTATAGGCTTCCATCAGGCTTTCGCCCCAAGTGAGAGCTCCGTGACGACTCAGAATCATGGCCCGGCACTGAGGTAAAAAGGGATGGAGATTTGTTCCCATGCTAATTCCACCCGGTCGTGCGTAGGGAACCATTGGAATTTTTCCAGCAGCTAATATGACTTCTGATAAACACTCCGAGGGAAGCTCCTCGAGTTCAGGAAACGCCACACTCCACGCGATGGCCGTGGGAGGATGAGCGTGAACAATGGCGCGGGCCTGTTCGCACTTTCGGTAGACTTCCAAATGCATTTGCCGTTCGCCGGAAGGCTTCCCTTCAATCACGTTATTGGCGAGATCAATCACCGCAATGTCTTCCGGCTTAATAAAAGCTTTTGGCATTCCCGACGGAGTAATAAGGATATAGCTATCGTTAATACGATAGCTCACATTGCCATCCGCCGCGGCCAGCATGTTTTTCTTGTGGAGAAGCTGACAGTATTTAACGATCGCTTTTTTAATGACTAAGATGTCGGATTTCATGTTGTCCTTGGGTGATGTTTTTATCCCTGAGGTATTCAATGACCTTCTGGTAATTGGTCATTTTATATCGAGTCCACTCCGGCGCAATCAACTCGTCCCAGCGAGAGGCTAGAGCAATAAGACGATGAACATAGATGTCGGGAGAAAGATGCGCCAAAAACGCGGCGACGAGTTCGCAGTACGGCTCAAATTCAATCGGAGTAAACTCTTCGGCGAAGAACATTTTTTCAAGAGGAGTGTTCTTAAGGACGTGAAGATTATGGAGCTTCACATTATTGACCTTAAGCTCGTTACACATCTTCGCTGCGTGAATCACGTCGGCCACGGTTTCTCCAGGCCAACCGAACATCAAATGCAATCCCAATGTGACATCGGGACAATGCTGGCGAATGCGCTCCACACCCTTAATGGTTTGTTCCGCCGTATGCCCCCGCTTCATCCATTCCAACTGTTTATCATCAAAACTTTGGGCGCCAATCTCTACACTCAAGAAAGTCTTTTGACTGGTTTCGTGCCAAAGATTTAAGAGCGCTGGGGATAAACAGTCAGGGCGAGTTCCAACGACAATTCCGACCATTTCGTCAAAACTCAAAGCAATCTCAAAAGCATCTTTAATTTTTTGCAGTTGATTAAATGTGGTGGTGTACGCTTGAAAATAAACGAGGAACTTTTTGGAATTAAATCGCTCGGCGACTTTTTCGCGATGTTCGACAATTTGTTTTCTTAAAGTTTCTTTTTGGTTCTGGGGATAGGCGAAGGATCCGTATTCGTCGCAAAAGATACACGTCTCCATCCCTTTAAGACCGCGACGATTGGGACAATCGTCGGCAAGAGCCACGGGCACTTTAAAAACCTTTTCCCCAAAGGTCGATTTGTAAAATTGGGAAATCGGGTTATAAGGGAGCTGTTCATTGCCAAAAAGCATGGAATTTATTAACCGATGATGTTAACCATGGGCAACAAAAACCATGATTTTAGACGTAACTACAGACTATAAGCGTATTACCACGGGCGATAATAGCCCCAGCCTCGCCCTACCGCCCACGTGGGAGCCCATGCACGCGCTGGAAGGGGCTTTAACAGAGACTCTTTACATCTATAAGCCCACCGTCGAAAAGACCTTCCAATTTGTGGAAAATCCCGTTTTTATCTCCGTGGGCCTGGGGCTTGGCTACAACGAGATTCTGATTGCTTGTGAAAGCCTTAAACAACAAAAACCTGTCGGTGAAATTTTATCTTACGAGGCTGTGAGCTTTCTTACAGAAAATTTTGCAAATTGGCTCATCCAAAAAGAGTCCGTCTTGTCTGATATTTATCAAGAGATTCTCACAAGCTTCGCGAAAATCTATGGCCTCGACGAATCCCATATTAAATCTCATCTTCTAAATCTTTGGAATTCAGGAAAACTTAAAATTCTTGGACGCCTGGAGGAAAGTGAAACCCGTGCGGCCCATGGAATTCTCTTCGATGCGTTTAGTAAAAAGACCTCACCGGAACTTTGGGACGAAAACTTTTTAGATCATTTTTTTAAAGAGGCCACACAACCAGTATGTTTTATATCGACCTACGCGTGCAGCGGAGTCCTCAAGCGCGCTCTTCGCAAGAACAATTTCACCTTAAATATCATTAAAGGCTACGCCAAAAAGAAAGAATCCACTTTCGCCGAACGATAGGTAACAGTTCCCTTTTTGTTGCGATCTGCGCAGCAAAAAGGGAACTGTTACCTTAATTTAAGTTAAGAGCTTTCGTTGTGTAGCTCAGACACGTTTTGATATGGGCCTTAAGCTTATCTTGAATATCTGCTTTTTCTGACGCCGTGTAATTGGCGTAATCTGTCTTTGTCGGAATTTTAGCATCGCTGGTCACGTTGGGTTTCCCACCAATGCTATCAAAAGTCCATTGCCAGGCCATCACAGTTTCGTCGGCGGTATCATACACTCGCGCGATCGCCAGAAAATAGGGATTGGCCGATTCACCCATGAAATTTGAAACCTGGTAAATCCCATAGCCCGGCTTGATCAGAGGAGCGTTGGAGTAGTTCGCAGGGAGTATAACCATCAGCGCATCATAGCCTTGAGCTTTCGCATCTTTGATCAACTGACTAACGGCTGCGGGATCAGACCCCCGCGAAGGACTCGAAATCGCGCCCACTTTTTTAAACTGACCGTTTTTCTTGAGAGTCTCCACCACGGTCGCTTCGACCAGAGCATCAATCTTGAGATCTTTCGCGTCGATTTGTTGCTCATCATTATCGAAGGTGGTGGTTCCTACTTTTACAAATTGAAACTGCGGTCCCTGCAAAGACACCACCGCCAGCTTGTTGATCTTCGCCCGATCATCTCCGCTAATTGCGCCTCTCATGCCCATCGAGGAGCAACCACTGATGAAGAATGTGAATATTAAATAAAGAGCGAATTTTTTTAAAAGCATTTGTTGACCTTTTCTTATTGGAGAGTGAATTCAATTTTTAATGGAGCGTGGTCAGAGCTTTCGATCTGATCTAAAAGAAGGCTATCCACCAACTTCACTCCCCTAACGAAGATATGATCCAAGGTTTGCTTAAATATTCCAATGGGATTTTCGAGCGGGACGCGCTCCATTTGGATCTCTTGCATGCGTTTAAAGAGATGGGCGCGCCGATCGTTATTCCAAGTATTAAAGTCTCCCGCAAAAATCAATGGACCCACATGTTGACGCAACTCAATCATCACCGCATCGATCTGCGATTTGAATGAAGCATTGCTGAGGTCGAAATTTAAACCGTGAAGGTTCGCCACCATAAGAACTTCGCCGTTCTGTAAGCCGTACTTTGCAATCATCGACATCTTCGGTGTATTCGTCACTGGCTCTGTCTTTGGACTTTTCAGAGCAAAAGCTTCTACCGCCTGATGTTTAGAAACTGTAGCTACTCCCGTCCACTGGCCGGCATCAGCAAAACTTTTAGCAAAGCTCCATTGATAATCCAACGTCGCATCGATCAGTGATTTTTGAGAAGCATCTAAGAGAAACTCTTGCAACAGCACAAAGTCGTTCTCCGTAATGAGCTTCGCCAAATCTTCGAGTGCTCCGTACTGTTTATTCTTATAAATGTTCCATGTGACGAGAGAGTAGGTTTTTTCCACCTGGATCAGTTCTGTTTTACCTTGTCCGTATTGATCCATGAGCCCCTCGTTCATCCGCAGCGACGACGTAAAAATCATCGCACATATCGGTGCTGCCGCCCAAAAATTTCTCATAGTTAAGACCCCCATCTTATGGAAAAAGGTATAGCGAAAGACGATTAAAAATCCTAGCGAATCTCAGAGGACGAGCCATAATGCGGCACGCTACAAGCTGGGACTTGTTTATTTGAGTTTGAGAGAGAGGGTTAAGGCAAATTCAGCGACAGTTTCCCCGTTGGCTTCCGCTCGCGCCGGGATAGTTGTATTGACTCTATCTCCGGACTGAATGGCCTCTTCCACAGCCTGAGTGATGATTTCTCCCGCCTCGCAAATGAAATAGGTGTCATGTTCCGAGCGCTTAATAAAATCGGCCTTAAAATCTTTAAACACGAGCTGTACGTTTTTTTGGGACTTTTTAATCTGGTGGAAGGCGAGGTAGCCGACACACGTGTCTGCGCCGATGGCCAACGCCCCAAAGTACATACTGCCTAAATGGTTTTTAACGATCTTGCGAAAAGGAATTTCCACTTCGCAGGTCGTGTCAGTGAGTCGAACCACGCGCGGAGATGTCAAAAACAGTAACGGAATTTTAAGTAAGCCAAAGGCTCGCATTTGAAGGGTGTGAAATGCGTTTTCGGGGATGTAATCTTTGACATTAATCATATGAGGTCTATTCTAAAGAACAACACAGGAATTGGAAGCATTTCTTTTTTTAAGAGGGCCCTCAATGAACGAATTAAATCCCATCTCTACCCCACTTACAAAAATGTTTAACATGAAGTATCCCATCATCGGCGCACCCATGTTTTTAGTGAGCGATCAAAATATGGTGGTCGCGGTGGGAAATGCCGGCGGCTTGGGGGCCGTTCCCGCTCTCAATTATCGACCCATCGAAAAGTATCGCGAAGCTTTACAAGAAATTAAAAAAAGAACTCAAGGGCCCTTCGGAATCAATATTATCGTACAAAAGTCCAACAAGTATCAGGATCAGCATATTGATATCGCCCTCGAAGAAGGTGTACCGCTGATTATTACCTCTCTCGGGAGCCCCAAATTAGTGATTGAACGGGCTCAAGGTACATCTACAAAAGTGTTTTGCGATGTGGTCGGCCTTAAGCACGCCAAAAAGGTGGCGGACATCGGTGCCCACGGGCTTATCGCCGTGGGTAGCGGCGCGGGTGGACACGGGGGAGACACCTCCCTTTTTGCACTGATTCCTTATCTCAAAAAACACATTGATCTGCCCCTGGTCGCCGCCGGGAGTATCTCCGACGGAAAAGGTCTTTTGGCAGCACTCGCTTTAGGAGCTGATGGCGTGTACATGGGCACACGCATGATTGCCTCCCAAGAAGCCAAAGTCTCTAGTGATTATAAAAAGGCGATCGTTCATGCGGGCACTGATGACATCGTCAACACCGATCGTGTCGACGGCTTCCCCGGAAACTTTATTCGCACACCCTTGCTGGAAAAAGTCTTAAAACCCAACTTTATTGACAATGTCCTTAGCCAAAATGCGCGGGTGAAACGGATGATCTCCCTTTTGCGCGCCGGAAAAGTGCTCTTTGGAACCGATAAAAACAAACTCTCCTACAACAATGTATTTTCCGCAGGGCATGGTGCAGGCAATATTGATTCCGTACTGACGATTGAAGAGATCATTCAAAACACAGTCCGAGAGTACCATCAGCTTAAGAGTAAATTGCCTTAAAAGCTTTTATCAAAGATGGACTTCATCTGTACCTTGAGAACGGACCAGTCACTCTTAGCCTGGTCCTTATCGCCCGCATGAAACATATCTACACGCCCATCCTCTCGCGAGTAACGAAAAGTCACGAGCTCTACAGACGGGTGACTTCCGTAAGCCGCGACCATCGCATCAATATTCTTCTGTTTGTCGTCGATAAAAAGAATAGCCTTGTATCTCTTCGGTGCTTTGCAAAGATAAGTTTTAAGAATCATTCCCTTGTGCTGTCCCGAAGAGAGAATAATATTTTTTCCCACGCTGATCAGGCGTGGATCGCTCAATTTAAATGTGACCTTATCTTGTTCAGAGAGGCACGACTTTTTAAGATTCTGAGGATCGTAAGGAAGGCCATAAGTTATTTTGTGATCGTGATTCCCGTTCCAAACAGGAAGATCATGACGTTGGATTTCCCTCTCGGTCACATCTCTAAAATCGGGACCACGGCTGGTCAAAAGTATTTGCTTAATTTTAGAGTTCTTTAGAGAGTGCAGAAT from Bdellovibrionales bacterium includes:
- a CDS encoding DUF4442 domain-containing protein — translated: MINVKDYIPENAFHTLQMRAFGLLKIPLLFLTSPRVVRLTDTTCEVEIPFRKIVKNHLGSMYFGALAIGADTCVGYLAFHQIKKSQKNVQLVFKDFKADFIKRSEHDTYFICEAGEIITQAVEEAIQSGDRVNTTIPARAEANGETVAEFALTLSLKLK
- a CDS encoding DUF2608 domain-containing protein, whose product is MKYFVFIAFFMMTSWAVALDQYTTSDLRDVPLKVQELVERYDSKEILIVYDLDNTLLAMQTDIGSDQWFDWQSSILTDEKNGDRVSDNFSGLLQVQGLLYNLGAMRLTQPDAPVILHSLKNSKIKQILLTSRGPDFRDVTEREIQRHDLPVWNGNHDHKITYGLPYDPQNLKKSCLSEQDKVTFKLSDPRLISVGKNIILSSGQHKGMILKTYLCKAPKRYKAILFIDDKQKNIDAMVAAYGSHPSVELVTFRYSREDGRVDMFHAGDKDQAKSDWSVLKVQMKSIFDKSF
- a CDS encoding S-methyl-5-thioribose-1-phosphate isomerase; this encodes MKLDSIALKLDDLDLRVIDQQVLPCEEKWLLIESPQQMIDVIQQLKVRGAPLIGVAAALALGVWSKRKNPTAQEFLKTAQSLRDARPTAVNLMYAIDRMIEKTQQGTKISVAYDEACAIFAEDVQLCQEMAKVAAEKIQPGDLILTHCNTGALATAGRGTALGAIT
- a CDS encoding nitronate monooxygenase, which codes for MNELNPISTPLTKMFNMKYPIIGAPMFLVSDQNMVVAVGNAGGLGAVPALNYRPIEKYREALQEIKKRTQGPFGINIIVQKSNKYQDQHIDIALEEGVPLIITSLGSPKLVIERAQGTSTKVFCDVVGLKHAKKVADIGAHGLIAVGSGAGGHGGDTSLFALIPYLKKHIDLPLVAAGSISDGKGLLAALALGADGVYMGTRMIASQEAKVSSDYKKAIVHAGTDDIVNTDRVDGFPGNFIRTPLLEKVLKPNFIDNVLSQNARVKRMISLLRAGKVLFGTDKNKLSYNNVFSAGHGAGNIDSVLTIEEIIQNTVREYHQLKSKLP
- a CDS encoding class II aldolase/adducin family protein — protein: MKSDILVIKKAIVKYCQLLHKKNMLAAADGNVSYRINDSYILITPSGMPKAFIKPEDIAVIDLANNVIEGKPSGERQMHLEVYRKCEQARAIVHAHPPTAIAWSVAFPELEELPSECLSEVILAAGKIPMVPYARPGGISMGTNLHPFLPQCRAMILSRHGALTWGESLMEAYSGMERVEHSAEILYKAQTMGQLTRLPKDEVEALREMRKQMGERLL
- a CDS encoding TIGR01212 family radical SAM protein (This family includes YhcC from E. coli K-12, an uncharacterized radical SAM protein.), translating into MLFGNEQLPYNPISQFYKSTFGEKVFKVPVALADDCPNRRGLKGMETCIFCDEYGSFAYPQNQKETLRKQIVEHREKVAERFNSKKFLVYFQAYTTTFNQLQKIKDAFEIALSFDEMVGIVVGTRPDCLSPALLNLWHETSQKTFLSVEIGAQSFDDKQLEWMKRGHTAEQTIKGVERIRQHCPDVTLGLHLMFGWPGETVADVIHAAKMCNELKVNNVKLHNLHVLKNTPLEKMFFAEEFTPIEFEPYCELVAAFLAHLSPDIYVHRLIALASRWDELIAPEWTRYKMTNYQKVIEYLRDKNITQGQHEIRHLSH
- a CDS encoding endonuclease/exonuclease/phosphatase family protein encodes the protein MRNFWAAAPICAMIFTSSLRMNEGLMDQYGQGKTELIQVEKTYSLVTWNIYKNKQYGALEDLAKLITENDFVLLQEFLLDASQKSLIDATLDYQWSFAKSFADAGQWTGVATVSKHQAVEAFALKSPKTEPVTNTPKMSMIAKYGLQNGEVLMVANLHGLNFDLSNASFKSQIDAVMIELRQHVGPLIFAGDFNTWNNDRRAHLFKRMQEIQMERVPLENPIGIFKQTLDHIFVRGVKLVDSLLLDQIESSDHAPLKIEFTLQ